A single Cherax quadricarinatus isolate ZL_2023a chromosome 4, ASM3850222v1, whole genome shotgun sequence DNA region contains:
- the mei-W68 gene encoding meiotic recombination protein SPO11 isoform X2, with protein MAVSEDFWWEIEKLRVMTLHDSEGRDGGDVAMTDKDDVSRVMLAACERVVADVVASISVGEPPVLRVPRPKRSDGSGGGGESLVSLGAQRSTRRFAHLLYTLAQAYRHVASGTYATRRDVYYQCVWLYGTQAGLDRSAEDLVRMLGVPRSGLHLTITGKGLVAGALTYTTCDGTIVNVSQAQNGMLVPESVEGMTGVVSDARYILVVEKDATFQRLVEAQVHRSYGPSIIITGKGYPDVSTRQLVHRLWSVLRVPVLALTDADPYGLHIAALYKFGALLREDAGLAVSSLAWLGVLPTDLRALQLPAYALLPLTPTDHGKLASLAAHPALSRSPGWLRQVEVDSSNSRNFAIGREKHRRQRVEYVASAGV; from the exons ATGGCCGTGAGTGAAGACTTCTGGTGGGAAATTGAGAAATTGAGGGTAATGACTCTCCATGACAGCGAAGGTCGTGATGGAGGAGACGTGGCGATGACTGACAAAGATGATGTTAGCAG AGTGATGTTGGCAGCGTGTGAGCGTGTGGTGGCAGACGTTGTGGCCAGCATCAGTGTAGGGGAGCCTCCAGTCCTGAGAGTTCCACGCCCGAAacgtag TGacggcagtggaggtggaggcgaGAGCCTAGTGAGCCTCGGGGCTCAACGAAGCACACGGAGGTTCGCCCACCTCCTGTACACCCTCGCTCAAGCCTACCGTCACGTCGCTAGCGGTACCTACGCCACCAGGAG GGAcgtgtactaccagtgtgtgtggttgtatggtaCTCAGGCAGGGCTGGATCGTTCAGCCGAAGACCTGGTCAGGATGCTGGGTGTTCCTCGTAGTGGTCTCCACCTGACTATCACTGGTAAGGGCCTCGTTGCTGGAGCCCTCACTTACACTACCTGCGACGGTACCATCGTCAATGTCAGCCAGGCACAGAACG GTATGCTTGTCCCTGAGAGCGTGGAGGGGATGACGGGAGTGGTATCCGACGCCAGATACATCCTAGTAGTCGAGAAGGATGCCACTTTCCAGCGTCTAGTGGAGGCCCAGGTACACCGGTCCTAtggtccatctatcatcatcacg GGTAAGGGATACCCCGACGTATCGACACGGCAGCTGGTACACCGTCTGTGGTCCGTGTTGAGAGTACCAGTACTGGCCCTCACAGATGCTGACCCGTATGGCCTACACATCGCTGCTCTCTACAAGTTTGGTGCTTTG TTGCGGGAGGACGCTGGTTTGGCTGTCAGTAGCCTAGCCTGGCTCGGGGTATTGCCCACTGATCTGAGGGCCTTACAGCTCCCTGCCTACGCTCTCCTGCCACTAACGCCCACAGACCACGGCAAGCTGGCTTCTCTCGCCGCCCACCCCGCCCTCTCCAGGAGCCCAGGATGGCTTAGACAG GTAGAAGTCGACTCTTCAAATTCAAGAAATTTCGCTATTGGTAGAGAAAAACACCGGAGACAAAGAGTGGAATACGTGGCTTCTGCTGGTGTTTAG
- the mei-W68 gene encoding meiotic recombination protein SPO11 isoform X1 — translation MAVSEDFWWEIEKLRVMTLHDSEGRDGGDVAMTDKDDVSRVMLAACERVVADVVASISVGEPPVLRVPRPKRSDGSGGGGESLVSLGAQRSTRRFAHLLYTLAQAYRHVASGTYATRRDVYYQCVWLYGTQAGLDRSAEDLVRMLGVPRSGLHLTITGKGLVAGALTYTTCDGTIVNVSQAQNGMLVPESVEGMTGVVSDARYILVVEKDATFQRLVEAQVHRSYGPSIIITGKGYPDVSTRQLVHRLWSVLRVPVLALTDADPYGLHIAALYKFGALLREDAGLAVSSLAWLGVLPTDLRALQLPAYALLPLTPTDHGKLASLAAHPALSRSPGWLRQIQEQQNSGFKAEIQSLTHIRPDYLTSVYLPTKLRQAGWVL, via the exons ATGGCCGTGAGTGAAGACTTCTGGTGGGAAATTGAGAAATTGAGGGTAATGACTCTCCATGACAGCGAAGGTCGTGATGGAGGAGACGTGGCGATGACTGACAAAGATGATGTTAGCAG AGTGATGTTGGCAGCGTGTGAGCGTGTGGTGGCAGACGTTGTGGCCAGCATCAGTGTAGGGGAGCCTCCAGTCCTGAGAGTTCCACGCCCGAAacgtag TGacggcagtggaggtggaggcgaGAGCCTAGTGAGCCTCGGGGCTCAACGAAGCACACGGAGGTTCGCCCACCTCCTGTACACCCTCGCTCAAGCCTACCGTCACGTCGCTAGCGGTACCTACGCCACCAGGAG GGAcgtgtactaccagtgtgtgtggttgtatggtaCTCAGGCAGGGCTGGATCGTTCAGCCGAAGACCTGGTCAGGATGCTGGGTGTTCCTCGTAGTGGTCTCCACCTGACTATCACTGGTAAGGGCCTCGTTGCTGGAGCCCTCACTTACACTACCTGCGACGGTACCATCGTCAATGTCAGCCAGGCACAGAACG GTATGCTTGTCCCTGAGAGCGTGGAGGGGATGACGGGAGTGGTATCCGACGCCAGATACATCCTAGTAGTCGAGAAGGATGCCACTTTCCAGCGTCTAGTGGAGGCCCAGGTACACCGGTCCTAtggtccatctatcatcatcacg GGTAAGGGATACCCCGACGTATCGACACGGCAGCTGGTACACCGTCTGTGGTCCGTGTTGAGAGTACCAGTACTGGCCCTCACAGATGCTGACCCGTATGGCCTACACATCGCTGCTCTCTACAAGTTTGGTGCTTTG TTGCGGGAGGACGCTGGTTTGGCTGTCAGTAGCCTAGCCTGGCTCGGGGTATTGCCCACTGATCTGAGGGCCTTACAGCTCCCTGCCTACGCTCTCCTGCCACTAACGCCCACAGACCACGGCAAGCTGGCTTCTCTCGCCGCCCACCCCGCCCTCTCCAGGAGCCCAGGATGGCTTAGACAG ATTCAGGAGCAGCAAAACTCTGGCTTTAAGGCGGAGATTCAGAGCCTGACCCACATCCGACCTGACTACCTCACTTCCGTCTACCTGCCTACCAAGCTCCGACAGGCAGGGTGGGTTCTCTGA
- the mei-W68 gene encoding meiotic recombination protein SPO11 isoform X3, translated as MAVSEDFWWEIEKLRVMTLHDSEGRDGGDVAMTDKDDVSSDGSGGGGESLVSLGAQRSTRRFAHLLYTLAQAYRHVASGTYATRRDVYYQCVWLYGTQAGLDRSAEDLVRMLGVPRSGLHLTITGKGLVAGALTYTTCDGTIVNVSQAQNGMLVPESVEGMTGVVSDARYILVVEKDATFQRLVEAQVHRSYGPSIIITGKGYPDVSTRQLVHRLWSVLRVPVLALTDADPYGLHIAALYKFGALLREDAGLAVSSLAWLGVLPTDLRALQLPAYALLPLTPTDHGKLASLAAHPALSRSPGWLRQIQEQQNSGFKAEIQSLTHIRPDYLTSVYLPTKLRQAGWVL; from the exons ATGGCCGTGAGTGAAGACTTCTGGTGGGAAATTGAGAAATTGAGGGTAATGACTCTCCATGACAGCGAAGGTCGTGATGGAGGAGACGTGGCGATGACTGACAAAGATGATGTTAGCAG TGacggcagtggaggtggaggcgaGAGCCTAGTGAGCCTCGGGGCTCAACGAAGCACACGGAGGTTCGCCCACCTCCTGTACACCCTCGCTCAAGCCTACCGTCACGTCGCTAGCGGTACCTACGCCACCAGGAG GGAcgtgtactaccagtgtgtgtggttgtatggtaCTCAGGCAGGGCTGGATCGTTCAGCCGAAGACCTGGTCAGGATGCTGGGTGTTCCTCGTAGTGGTCTCCACCTGACTATCACTGGTAAGGGCCTCGTTGCTGGAGCCCTCACTTACACTACCTGCGACGGTACCATCGTCAATGTCAGCCAGGCACAGAACG GTATGCTTGTCCCTGAGAGCGTGGAGGGGATGACGGGAGTGGTATCCGACGCCAGATACATCCTAGTAGTCGAGAAGGATGCCACTTTCCAGCGTCTAGTGGAGGCCCAGGTACACCGGTCCTAtggtccatctatcatcatcacg GGTAAGGGATACCCCGACGTATCGACACGGCAGCTGGTACACCGTCTGTGGTCCGTGTTGAGAGTACCAGTACTGGCCCTCACAGATGCTGACCCGTATGGCCTACACATCGCTGCTCTCTACAAGTTTGGTGCTTTG TTGCGGGAGGACGCTGGTTTGGCTGTCAGTAGCCTAGCCTGGCTCGGGGTATTGCCCACTGATCTGAGGGCCTTACAGCTCCCTGCCTACGCTCTCCTGCCACTAACGCCCACAGACCACGGCAAGCTGGCTTCTCTCGCCGCCCACCCCGCCCTCTCCAGGAGCCCAGGATGGCTTAGACAG ATTCAGGAGCAGCAAAACTCTGGCTTTAAGGCGGAGATTCAGAGCCTGACCCACATCCGACCTGACTACCTCACTTCCGTCTACCTGCCTACCAAGCTCCGACAGGCAGGGTGGGTTCTCTGA